The DNA region TGTTTCAAGGAAGCCGTCAAATTGTGAATTTGAGGCAACGGGTAATGATCAGGAATtttttcgcattcaatcgccgtTCGTTATTGTTTGGACGCCGATCGATGTTTTCCTCTTTAGGGACCAAATGCAGAGGCGATGCCCATGAGCTGTTTGATGGCCGAATGATTGCCAAGTCTATCTTGTTTTTAGCCAACCTCAGCTTTACGGGAGCTATTCGGTGCGCTTTCAAGAATACAGAgagtcctgtagtcgtgatgcgatgtgtaacattgctggctACACATGGCaatttcggttgcgtttggTATATCTCGAGGTACTTATCGAGTATTTGTTGGTAGTATGTATCGGTGATGTGCCTTACTATGACTGGAGATAATCTATAATCGGAAAAATAAGTTATACAAACACATAACTtagtgttttcgttcactaaCCTTCGTTTGCGCGTGTCAATGAGTAAATTATGATGGTGTAGCAGGTCTATATCAATAAtcggtatagaaacatctgcgaCAACGAAAATCTAGTGGATGTGTTTGCATAAACCCACGTTAAGATAGACGTACCGCTTGCCATATGTGGCGATTGGCTTTCCGTCTGCGGCCTGTGAGTTTACAACTGGTTCATGCATTCGGTTGTTAGGATTTGCTTGAAGAACTCTAGCCtctgcgccagtatcgacgaAGTAGCGAACTTTCGTCATCACACCTGTGGCGTATAACAGACAGCTGTGTTCGCTGTTTACGGTTGCCGTTACCGCGTGTCCGCTAGGAAATTTCTCGAATTGTTTTTCGTGTTTTCAGTTTTCCATTTCTAGAAAAATTTTCTTACTGGTTTTGATATcaacaccagtcggggttatctgtcccTCGTGATCTGGAGACAAATCGTCTTCTTGAAGAACTCCTTCGAGGAGTTCAGGATCGTTCACGGTCATGACGAATACAAAGGTAACATGTCAGAGTTTGACATAGTTCCGTAATGTTATTCTGTGTCGCTTAAGGTTTTTCTTTTACAGAAAAAATCCCAGTGTTAAAAGATTTGATCTCTAAAATGCTGTCTGCAGGTGCAATCAGCTGCTCTACAgcgttgttttgaaacgagacAAGCACCACTTGCACcttgtgacgacggaccaccggtgaactcgaggaagctgtgagaggctcagaaggagccgaagacgttccatccaatcacctttcggaagaatattctagaattcctaAATGTAGCTTCCCGACTGGAtgatgctaataaccccctgtatgcggattggaagaTTGTAATGgtgatttcgttctcactaaaaactataaatacctgacaatttttgTACTATACTGACAccgtttggaataatattcctttcattcatcttctgtcttctttttgcgacttggaagggtttcgGTGTTCTAGTGCTCGGTTATACGCGGCATATCGAGAAATCAACTTTCAAGATATAACACACCTGTTGAGGGAGTCTAGACAAGAAAAGTTGTCTGAACAGACCATCGTCGAAAGTCTTCTGACCATTTACCTTCCTCTTTTTTAACATGTGCGTTGCTGACACACTTTTCAAATCGATGTTATCGATCTCAACATATCAGAATATACCTTTTTAGAGTTTCATAGGGCTCAAAAACATCACTggcaaacatactaggtgtgacgtacctgttgaattctcACAGTAGTACCTTAACTATAGCGAGGAATTATGCATGTGTATCGGTCACGCCGTGCACGTAGAAGTCAGcctctgcgtagcagaaccagggtTCGGTGTGGTCCGGTGCATGGCATTAGCTGGAATGAAGGTTGTGTCATAGTCATTTTCTCGAATACCTATCGCGACGAATATGAAGTGCATAAATGAAGGAGGAAAAAATATCTGAAAATAATAtcacaatatataaaaattaaaataaagaaatgataTATGAAGTTACATAAAGGAACAGACACACAGTTTACGAGTTGATGTACCAGATAACATCGCattcaccaatgaagatgctaCAGgcatttggagtttgacaacactttaaccagtaacacctataaTTTAACTGTAACCACCCAGTGAAATCGAAAGTCAGGCGCGAGGAAGTTCGAAGacatatttgataggttatcaaaACATTAAGAAGCgactgatctaaactggctGTCGGTTGAAGGAgaagttgagcacggcgttcccactcgcgATCTAGTGCCAATGCGTGACGGAGCACCTTCAGATACGTGGGTCCATTAAAACTAGTGTAGTCatgttacgtccttgatctgtctacccacttttggtgctgaggatcacttgtctaatctagattaagacATTGAAGCGATAGGCTGACCGGCTTAACATTGAGGCTAGcacgcgtgagttcgaagtggggtAGAGAGACTGAAGATGgtacaggtattcagtgtttggcaacgcttctaccagtaacacctaatataattcgtaaccatccagagaaatcaaaatacagagtcgaggagatcggaagagtatatttggcgataaccaatatattggaattctctgatctaatctggctagcgattgtggtagatgttgagcacggcgttaccacacgtgatctggtgcggatgcatggccgagtgccttcagctagatgagtccactaaaacatatggtcagcatgcaatgtcgaaaacttacagggctatttattttggggatttatttaccgctacaagacgaaaactattctatcacttGATTGGCTTACAGGAGCGCtagtgagagaagacaagccGACTGGAACACTAGTCGATTTATTCTCAATTCCGATCTGGTCCCCGACTTCCCGATTTCAGATTAATGTAGAAAAAGTACATGAATAAAAGATGGCTAACGCAACAACGatgtacaataattaggaaaattcaattatgtccaaaactagggattagtgtaaaaaatacagtacaaaatattatgtttaaattacaaaagCTTTGGAACAAAAAGGGCTATGGAAGTGAACCGTAAATCAAACAAAAGCTCATATTGTGTAGAATAgactagggacaaaaataaatgttaatgtTTTACAATCTTCGAATTTACTGAAATAATGTTCTAAAAAATAGTTTCTGTAGTTTGTCAGGGATTCttatttctctgttcacatcagaTGTTGAAGACATACACAGCTACTGATTTTAAGGATTTACTTACCTCTACAAGATTGTCAACATCGTACGGAATCCTTGcgatggactacactgcaaagtcttGGATGGTTGGTTGCTAACAGACATATActaagtaaagaccggtgtcagacaaggttgcttacccTCGCgtttcctctttctcctggtggtcgactggattatgaagacctacacatctgaggggaagcacgcaATTCAATGGACAGTTcaaaaccaattagacgatttggtcttcgcagatgacctaaccCTCCTATTCCATACACACGAACTAGTGTAgaagcagcctctgcatcagtaggcctcagtatacacaagggAAGAagtaaggtcctcaaatacaacaaggagaacaccaacccaatcacatttgatggagaaactctggaagatgtggaatctttcacgtacctgggaagcatcattgatgaacaaggaggatccgatgcagatgtgaagacaaggattggcaaagcaagaacagcattcctacagctgaagaacatatggaactcaaaacaactgtcaaccaatatcaaagtcagaatcctcaatacgaacgtcaagacagttctaccgtaCGGAGCTGGAACTTGTAGAACTAccacaaacatcatcaaaaatgtacaagtatttataaacaattgtttatgcAAGACACTCAATGTGCGTTGGTTGGATATCAACCTGAATTTTACTGGATGGACAAAAGGAATTATTGGACGTTTCCTCGAAGCACAGCTCAATGATGTAGAGGTTAAAAGTGCATTTCGGGGCCAAATAACTAGTCATGAAGTTAATGTTCATCCAGAAGAGGTCTGGGATCACATGCATACATCTGGGGATACATTAGTAACATCATTCAGTAAATTAAAACAGGTAGTTAGAAATGACGTGTAGATTTTATTAGTATTCGCCGAATTTGAAAGTGCTCGTAAATCCATTCCATCTAATTCTAAACATGACAGAAGAGAAGACAACTTAATCGTAAACTGACAAAAGGCCTAAGAAATGATTGTGATCACCGAAATTGAAAGAGATGGGAAAGTTATCAGTGGTAAAAACACTAGACATCTATTCAGACTTTTTGAAGAATCAGGTACAGAAAAGTCTTCTGTTAGTGAGACTATCTCCGAAAAGATGGAACTATGCTTCACTCAGCTAATGTGAATGATAGGTGAggaaaatggataggatattCCTGTGGTATTTGCATGAACTAATGACTCTCGTGTACTAGATTCCCTTCAAATACAATACTCTTGTTTGTGCCAACCTATTTTCACTGGCTTTAAATTTCACTATTGCGGGAATTCTTAGTTAGCACAATAATCCGAAAACTCCCAATTTTCATAATTTTCCAGAACAGAGTGCCATGGAGAAAGCTAGTAgaaggcctatgctcctccataaggggcaacaggagtaagtaattgAGTCAGTGTTTCAAGAACTTTATAATCGACTTGTTTTGATCACTGCACAGCAAGACGCACCCAGTAGTTATCTGGTGCAGATGCTTAACCGGACGCTCTGATTTAAGTGTTCCCAGCAAAATTAGTGAGGTCAGTATCGTTGTCAAAGTCTTACAGAACAATtcattttagggatttatttccCTTTACAGGTTCGTATTCTTTGAAACGGTTCTATTAGCTGTGTGAAGGAAACAAACACCGGAACAGTTTGTATATTGTGTAACTATTGCCAGCTCTTTATATAAGGTCTGGTTCATTTGTATCTCCCCTTTCCCAGCTAACGCTAAGATTAGGCAGCATAGGAAACACGTTACAACGGATACTCAATCTTATCACGTACATTGTGTCATACATGGTAATtagtttttgttattaatagCGTTTTTTACAGAAGGCTTTGTACTGTCCAGTACTATGTCAAGACCATATAGGTTGTCCCGGTATCTGGACagactaatttattcattgttctcaagccacattttgaACTTATTGAATATTCGTTTATTAACCcttactgtttttatatgatcgtatgtgtTATTTATTTGACCATAACAACAATGGTACAGAGTCAACCAATACACATGCCCCACACAATAACCATGAGGCCAGTAGTAGTCATCactgatttgtgtgagggctgtgatattgtcAGGGCGCCCGAACCTCGACCTTTTGACCTGAAGgtataatccacaaggcagtggaacaacattaggagatgcagtcccaagGTAGCCGGTGACCTATAATAGGTTTGTACGCCATTTATTcactcaggatcctggaacccatatgcaccattggtcaATTGCTTACTCTATTCATTACGAgcctgtaacttattttcggtctgactataaatattaagTTATATTTGGTCGAATCAAATTGGCTCACACACCTTCTCCACTAATCGTCATTTCGTTTCGCTCTTTTCTTCGTTTctctggatcaacgattgtatgaaatacatgtaTTCGAAATCTATTattgtatttgaattatttaattgttattcactaacggaagttaagtcgataattacatACGAGGATTGACGGCATGTATGTCTCGATAGCAATTATTCATACAATCCAAATTGAGTCAGATATATGGCCACTAAAAAGCATTCTATCATGATATTGAAATTATAATAGTTGGTGCTAAATCGAACGTTTCCCCGCTGCCGGGTAACAGAGAAATGTGGTAAAAAGAAGCAGAGCAAGCCTCGTACGGATTAAATATACGAGATGATATACAAAACCAGTTTGAAAAGACGTCTGTACCGACGTAATTATCTTTTCGATGGTACCTCATTTCAAGACACCCTGTAAGCAAACAACGCTCAGAAAGCATTGAGTGATTCATCCTATAGGAGTCTTCAAGTGCTTTCGACCACCTAACACCTGTATATAGAAGTGGGTTAACCAACATCACACTGCCATAACAACTGCATCTCATTATTACTTTATCACTGATTTTGCAACACCCATAACTTTTCCAATTGCGCGATTTGTTACCTTAAACCCTCTGTTGTTATTGGTTACACAATTACTCTCCCCATTATTATTTCCTCAAGTCTCACTTCACTAATGTACTGTCAAAATTTTCATCTGCCAAAACATActgatttacattttatttattaacctACTGATGTGATGCGCATTCCGAGTGCTGCTTTTAATCTAAACATATTTATGCGATTATCAACTTTAACAGCAGTTGTATTTTTATTCTCTTTCAAACGGGTGACAAGTCATGAGTGGAAATCAGTTCAGTTCATTTTACAATTCATGTTGGCTTTAGGTTACATTTCCACTCAAATACTAGCCATTGGAATATATTTCAAAGTTCTTATCGAACTTTCGATCCATTTTTATCTTATTTCTCAAGAATTGTTCATCTTTCTTAATTTTCATACAATTAACTGTTAGAAAAATGTATTAGGCAAATCCATTCTAATGTACAGATTAAATAATGTCATTTAGCCCACGTTTCTCATAAAGTCTGAACAGCTGGATAGATTCCTCATTTTGAAAGTTCAGGAACTTTTATTTTGGTTTACTAGCTTTCCTCAAGTTTAACAACAAATAATTCCTACACTTAGGCgattatttggattcactgagATATTTAGTCGAGCATAATTTCAAGTAGTCTACAGACAACTAATGAAGAACAGAATTAGCTATTGATAGCACACATCAAAATAATAAGCAAGACAAAACACACTAGGTTTGAAATAGCGTGTGCCTACCTTAAATTTAGCCCGTCGGATACTTCACAACCTGAATGTACTTCTGATCATCCGTTTATATTCTTTATGCAAGAGTTAAGTTTATGATAGAAAAAATAGTAACTTCTTGAAACTAGTATGGAGCTTTTAGAAATATATGTGTTAAGAAGTCTTTATTAGTACAAAACTTCATCTTGTACATTTTTCTTTTACACCCATTTGGTTATAATATAGTGTGCATACCATCAGTTGAGGTCACAGTACTTAACCTATGTTAAAAGCATGACGTATTGTACTTTTTACTGTCGTTTATCGGGATGACATTTACCGTTCAACTGAAAACTTATATATAACAGAAAATGAACTATCTTATCAATCATATGTGGACAACAAATTGCAATTTATCAGTGTACAAGAAATAATCTGCGGCCATAACAGTAATACATACAATTTTTCATCATACACATAAAATCTCAACCTAATGTTTTTACACGAAAATCTAAATCGTGTTAAGATTTGAATCAAGTTGTAGTTTAAATTGATGATTCCTTTGAATTTTCCTCCATCTCCAATTACCATCAATCTTCCAGTGATAAAACTCTACCAGTAACCGTTAAATTACAAGTTAAGTATCTTGAAAAATATCACAGTCAACTCAAGTGATCACATAAAGTTCTAGTTAAGGCATGTGTGCTTTAACTGAAAATTTTATGTGTAAACTAAAGTACATTATAGAGAACAAATCACAGAGATTAAGAGACAATGTTCGAAAAAACAAAACTGGAATAATTAACATACTATTGTGTTAAAATATAACCAGTTTTAGAGCCAATTATTAAGGGACAGTGAAAAGGAATAGAAAAGTGTAAGAAAGGTAAACAAGAATacatatacaaaagaaaatcaCAACTGACCATTACTAACAATATGGGCCAATGATTTTGTTCGTTGACCTTCAGACTGGATAAGTGTTTTCCCAACTTCTTCAATTAAACAATCAGTTTCTGTGATATCAGTGCTCGAACCAACATTTCGTATCATAAGTGGACTTGGATCTGTGTTGATAACATCGAGAGGGCTCTTAACACCGTTACTATTAGCACTAACTGGGTAACTTTTAGCTGTTAAATTTGCATACTGTTCGGCTTGCTCCATTGTAATAGTCAATTTCGCTAATGTAGCTTTGTATCTAAGTACTTCATCAAACATACGACAACGTTTGCGTAAAACGCTGAGTTCCGAGTCCCGGTTGAGTAAATCACGTTCTAAACGTTGGAGttttacattttgtttaaatattaattcattaaGATTGTTTACTTCTGTTTCACGTTTTACATGTACTTCCTAAAATTGAAGACAAAATGGTTAGAAATTCAAGTAACAACCATCAGATAAAGTGTGCTTAATGCTACGGGAGGTCGTTGTTTAGCACATATATAAGTGATAATTCAAGTTTAAAATACTGCTAAGTtttaaatcaatatattattGCTAAAATGATTGCCAAGATTTTAGAAGTTCGGATTTCAATCAAGAGTAAAGATTCTCTTTTAAAGTGTTAAGTCACGTAGctttgaaatatttttccatATAAGACTGTTTCATAACCTTAGCACAACTGTCATGGAAGATGCAAAACTGAACTAAAATGAATTCCAACACGAATGACAGAGGGGAATACCCCCCAGAGATAACAAGTTTAGATATTTCATAAGAAAAACCAACAATACCTTTAAAAACTACTAGATTTACTTAGGCTACTGACAAGCAAACTATGAAATATTTACGTGCATAGTGGCTAAAGATGATTAACCAATTAATACAAATCTAAATAAATGCCATATTTCCCCACGAATCACTAACCCTTTGAAGTGGATTGTTGAAAAATAAGGGTTTATCACGCCATATAAAAACACTAATATCCAGCAAAACGATGATCAAATATGAACGAAGTCAAATTAAGCCTTATTGTACACAACCTATTGTGCTGCAAAGCATATATTCCTATCgtaaatcatatttattaaatgaCCACATCATTGTTTTAGGGTGTGAATTACAACTCCACTGACTAAATCTTTAAATCACTAGTAATGTACGTTGTTTAGTGGTAGTCATTTAAGGTGTATAGTTTGATTCAAAAATTCGAACTCCTACTACATAGCCCTTCGGTCACAAGTATCATCACTAGTTCAGCTGTGTTAAATAGGACTCCACAAATAAATCGGTCAGTGAGAAGTAATCAATTTTATCTGGTCATTATTACTGATGCAGACACTATACTACCTGGagaactttatttattattagactTCTGGTCGCTTTCATTTACAATGTTGGGTTAGTGGTTAGAACATTTGGAGTTTAACTAGTAAATCTAAAATATGAATTTTACCCCACTTAATTCAGTATGGATAGATTGGTAATAATGAGACTTCACAAGTTGATCCCAATCTGTACTCGACAAATGAGTCGTAGTATTTAATCATTGTATTATTATCTACTATTGAATAACCGACTGATTTGACAAGACTCTACTGATTTGTGATGACCAAAAATGAGCATGAAATATTCACCTAGATATGTTATAATGAACCATAATACCTGCATAACTATGTTGAAGTCTTCTTCCTTTTTGTTTAACTCTTCCTCCTTAGTTTTGAGTTGTATTTCCAGTTCCTTAATCCTAGTTGTTAAAGCGTTGAGATGACGATTagcttcctcaatgtgtgttttAGGCTGTGTACCATTGAACCACATCTAAAATAGAAGTATCTTTTAAAAAAGGCAGAAAATTATAGCATACTGTACGCAATACACGCAAGCCTATTTTATGAAGCAGACAACAGTCAACCAGATGAATACATGGgatgtatatataatttttaatgaatagATGAAAGAGTTTGAAAAATTCAGCCgtcataaaataaatgaacgGGTTTTTACATTGAAGTTCGGACCGCTAAGAGGGAACTAATTTGATGAAAcgatcagtttattattatttccattaGCATTAACTCACAAAAGctatgaatttcattgaaatcacgaaccgatctaagttaggtcatcgttgaaaacctggaagcactggacgtttGTTTTGTTCTGGTCTGGGACTTCCCAGGAGTGTTTACCCACGGACCCACACGTGGGCGTCGAATCCAGGATCTTGGGTTTCGCGTGTAGACACATCTAACCGCTAGACTGCTGAGTCGACATCCAAAGGTGTCAATGTCCTGCTGGCAACTATGACTGACTTCGAAGCCAATACACACTGGATTCATATATCAAGGAAACACAGCACAAGAGTTTCGAGCTCCCGTTTCTATGTCGAATAACAGATTTAATCTTTTATTGGCAAAACCCTAAGAAGGTGATAGTTGAATAACACAATAAACGACATATTAGGCCCGAACATTTTTACATGGGAGTAGTAATTCAGAAATTTTAGCTTGCAGTCTTCGATAGTATGACAATATGTAATTGATTATTTGGAAGCGTTTGATTTGTCCATAGTGGAGGTCATTCTAGACGACTGATGACATTAATGTGTTGTTTCAGACCACCTACATTCATTACATAGGCTAGAACAAACAAAGGGCTAAACACACCTATTCTCAACGGTTACACCTCATAGGACATTAAACGCACTAAGATGGTAAAATAAATTTAGGAATTAGATTAGATAATGATCTAGAGATCAAGAAGAGCGCGGGAGGTGGCATCAGATGTAAATCCAGCTAGTAACAAAGGGTAAGATACATAAATTGCATGAAGGAATAGGAGGGAAAAAAGTTGTGACTATTTGGTTCTGTAAACTCGAGTGCTTTTAcataattatattatattatattattatattagacgcagggtattagggaatgatggtaaatcagttgatgaggttgtgaatcttcatcgactgagatggttgggccacgtgttacgcatGCTTGAACACCGATTAACATAAAACGTAATGCTGactggtgttggggatggttggaagaaagttagggacggccaaaccaaaacgtggcatcagtgcttgaagtcactaacttctagtctgagccatgttggaaGATGCaggctacttggttggggtccgcgtgactatcgtgaccaatggttggagactcttggtgacatgactcagaatcgttcGCAGTGGCGTAGCtgtatacattctttgtcttcccttaaactaagagattaaaaccgcttcatatctttcttcctacgaacaaattctttcttcctgtactgtctTTATTTGCAATCTTTCATTTATACATTACTACTGCTGGTTTAGCTACTacgaattcggtgttcatcttgttgtgctaatgaggtttgacaacttggaccgatgcatatatgtgcctggtcctacgttgtagctgactaactgactgactggtatTCGGCTCAAAAAAGTTAGTGAACTAGTTTAATGATGAAACTCTTAGCTGGATTAGTTAACTACGAGAAACCCAACGAACCTGTATTACATCTCAAAGCCGGTAAATCTCAGAAGCTGTGTGAAACCGGGCATTAGATGTATCAAGTAGTTATAACTGATATATGAAGGTTCATTAGTTTGCTCTATATGAGTTATATTGTTGAGGACAGGGCCAATTAGAGAAAGCTAAGCAGTGACTAAGCAAAACGACAGAGTTAGTATTCGTTAGGAAAACAGCGTAAAATATCCGCATAAAATTGCCTAATCGAGACGAAAATGCCCGATATGCTTTGAAATGATTcttgaattaaaataattacaaatgCATATAAACAAAAACGACTCAGCAGGAAAAATTATCAGCAAAATGGATTCTTAGTGGAGATACTTATTTTGTGACTTCAAACTGGGGTTTTCGGAACGTTGTCTCAAACGTTCCGGCCACGGCTTCCTCACCAGACCGTTTTAAGAGCATTTTAAATAGTAACTAACAAGTTTATAAACGTCGCTCCAACAAAtccaataaattatagtcaccAGATCCGTTTGTTTTACGCATACATTTTTTCCATCTTTATGCCTTGTTTTATCTACTCAATGAATCAATTTTAGCC from Schistosoma haematobium chromosome ZW, whole genome shotgun sequence includes:
- a CDS encoding hypothetical protein (EggNog:ENOG410VHVJ~COG:S); the protein is MWFNGTQPKTHIEEANRHLNALTTRIKELEIQLKTKEEELNKKEEDFNIVMQEVHVKRETEVNNLNELIFKQNVKLQRLERDLLNRDSELSVLRKRCRMFDEVLRYKATLAKLTITMEQAEQYANLTAKSYPVSANSNGVKSPLDVINTDPSPLMIRNVGSSTDITETDCLIEEVGKTLIQSEGQRTKSLAHIVSNGQL
- a CDS encoding hypothetical protein (EggNog:ENOG410VHVJ~COG:S) yields the protein MWFNGTQPKTHIEEANRHLNALTTRIKELEIQLKTKEEELNKKEEDFNIVMQEVHVKRETEVNNLNELIFKQNVKLQRLERDLLNRDSELSVLRKRCRMFDEVLRYKATLAKLTITMEQAEHANSNGVKSPLDVINTDPSPLMIRNVGSSTDITETDCLIEEVGKTLIQSEGQRTKSLAHIVSNGQL